The following are encoded in a window of Canis lupus baileyi chromosome 3 unlocalized genomic scaffold, mCanLup2.hap1 SUPER_3_unloc_1, whole genome shotgun sequence genomic DNA:
- the LOC140629203 gene encoding uncharacterized protein, translating into MRRTRSSRFVPQGLMGRYLRKSRGGGSEPPGCKHHQRPCPQGGKNSVDVTGLILPRRALGQAPLRSVTSLSGLTSAGGSPSPLSGVQASQTAHPLAVGELGFGNVGPAPRLLPPRHWLRGPGAGPSAQPPGWRQAPRAQFPGVGGGEAGASGRRLRGCSGQERPRPLPARSGLCLAFVESRFNISKGNENADGSFQINSHYWCNDDRSHSENICHEDCQDVLSLNLLSAISCAKKDCLWSRGYEELGSMEVALCRPATLLLDDRMFLGMRQDTGLP; encoded by the exons ATGAGAAGAACCAGATCCTCCAGGTTTGTGCCTCAGGGGCTGATGGGCAGGTACCTGAGAAAGTCCCGAGGAGGAGGGAGCG AGCCCCCGGGCTGCAAGCACCACCAGCGCCCATGCCCTCAGGGAGGCAAAAATAGCGTAGACGTCACTGGTCTGATTTTACCA AGGCGGGCCTTGGGCCAAGCTCCTCTTAGGTCGGTGACCTCGCTTAGTGGCCTCACCTCTGCAGGCggatctccctctccccttagtGGAGTCCAAGCCTCCCAGACCGCTCACCCGCTGGCCGTTGGGGAACTCGGCTTCGGGAACGttggccccgccccgcggctcctCCCGCCCCGCCATTGGCtccgcgggccgggggcggggccgagcgcccAACCGCCGGGTTGGCGTCAGGCGCCTCGAGCGCAGTTTCCGGGCGTCGGTGGCGGAGAGGCCGGAGCGTCGGGTCGGAGGCTGAGAGGCTGCAGCGGCCAGGAGcgaccccgccccctccccgctcgCTCTG GGCTATGTCTGGCTTTTGTGGAAAGCAGATTCAACATATCGAAGGGAAATGAAAACGCAGACGGCAGCTTCCAGATCAACAGCCATTACTGGTGCAATGATGACAGGAGTCACTCAGAAAACATTTGCCACGAGGACTGTCAAG acGTACTGAGCCTCAATCTTCTCTCAGCCATCAGCTGTGCAAAAAAAGATTGTCTCTGGAGCAGGGGGTATGAAGAACTG GGTAGCATGGAGGTTGCACTGTGCAGGCCGGCCACTCTCCTACTGGATGACAGGATGTTTCTCGGGATGAGACAGGACACAGGGCTGCCGTAG